A single region of the Sphingomonas sp. LY29 genome encodes:
- a CDS encoding sensor histidine kinase: MLVGLLGGFVLLIVAFFLIVAGLRSSTASSERVQHTYEVKDTLGALTIAVERTEAARRGYLLTPNDYRMQIYREWSPRILPALNKLEGQVSDSPTQTQRLERLRPIVIRYLTSLDRSMDVAGSGDLVEARREFDKVDSLRALQAIRARANDVGEQEERLLEERLAATGSQLSFLQILLVVTGIMLAGVAAFTFWLVRRFTRDLLASRARLNLLNTNLEGAVAERTADLQRANAEIQKFAYIVSHDLRSPLVNVMGFTAELERADKVVTDFVAQIEKTQPELVSDDVRYAAKEDLPEAIGFIRSSTQKMDRLINAILDLSRQGRRVLAAEQLPMDKVIGDIASSLEVLAGERNARFMIETPLPDIIHDRLAIEQIFTNLMENATKYLAPGRPGIITVRGKRQGSRVVYEVQDNGRGIAPEDHERVFELFRRSGQQDQKGEGIGLANVRALAYRLGGTVTLRSVLSEGSTFIVELPTEFKGEE; encoded by the coding sequence ATGCTGGTCGGACTGCTGGGCGGCTTCGTCCTGCTGATCGTCGCCTTCTTCCTGATCGTCGCCGGACTCCGTAGCAGCACGGCCTCGTCCGAACGGGTGCAGCACACCTATGAGGTCAAGGACACGCTCGGCGCGCTGACGATTGCGGTCGAACGGACCGAGGCGGCGCGGCGCGGCTATCTGCTGACGCCGAACGATTATCGCATGCAGATCTATCGCGAATGGTCGCCGCGGATCCTGCCGGCGCTCAACAAGCTTGAAGGCCAAGTCAGCGATAGTCCGACGCAGACGCAGCGACTTGAGCGCCTGCGCCCAATCGTCATCCGTTACCTGACCTCGCTTGATCGCTCGATGGACGTCGCGGGAAGCGGCGACCTCGTCGAGGCGCGTCGCGAATTCGACAAAGTGGACAGCCTTCGTGCCCTCCAGGCGATCCGCGCGCGGGCGAACGACGTCGGCGAACAGGAAGAGCGGCTCCTGGAAGAGCGGCTTGCCGCAACAGGTAGCCAGCTGTCGTTCCTGCAGATCCTGCTGGTCGTGACCGGCATTATGCTCGCCGGGGTCGCGGCCTTCACCTTCTGGCTTGTACGGCGCTTCACCCGAGACCTGCTCGCCAGCCGAGCGCGGCTCAACCTGCTCAACACCAATCTGGAGGGCGCGGTGGCAGAGCGTACCGCCGACCTGCAACGCGCCAATGCCGAGATCCAGAAGTTTGCCTACATCGTCAGCCACGATCTTCGCTCGCCGCTGGTCAACGTCATGGGGTTCACCGCCGAACTCGAACGCGCCGACAAGGTCGTGACCGATTTCGTCGCGCAGATCGAAAAGACGCAGCCCGAGCTGGTCAGCGACGACGTCCGCTATGCCGCCAAGGAGGATCTGCCTGAAGCGATCGGCTTCATCCGCTCTTCGACGCAGAAGATGGACCGGCTGATCAACGCGATTCTGGACCTTTCGCGTCAGGGACGCCGTGTCCTGGCGGCCGAACAATTGCCGATGGACAAGGTGATCGGCGACATCGCCTCGAGCCTCGAGGTCCTGGCCGGAGAGCGCAACGCGCGCTTCATGATTGAGACGCCCCTGCCCGACATCATCCACGACCGGCTGGCAATCGAGCAGATTTTTACCAACCTGATGGAAAACGCGACCAAATATCTCGCGCCCGGACGTCCCGGGATCATTACGGTGCGCGGAAAGCGGCAGGGCTCGCGGGTCGTCTACGAGGTGCAGGACAATGGCCGCGGCATCGCGCCGGAAGATCATGAGCGGGTGTTCGAACTGTTCCGCCGGTCGGGCCAGCAGGACCAGAAAGGCGAAGGCATCGGCCTCGCCAACGTCCGCGCACTCGCCTATCGCCTTGGCGGAACGGTAACGTTACGATCGGTCTTAAGCGAAGGTTCAACCTTCATCGTTGAATTGCCGACCGAATTTAAGGGGGAAGAGTGA
- a CDS encoding ABC transporter ATP-binding protein → MLEIANLSHTYANGTVALDDVSLSIPRGMFGLLGPNGAGKSTLMRTVATLQTPTAGTITFGDIDVLAAPDRLRKTLGYLPQDFGVYPRVSAYAMLDQMAVLKGITAKGERKSVVETLLNQTNLWSVRDKAIAGFSGGMRQRFGIAQALIGNPELIIVDEPTAGLDPEERNRFLNLLAAIGDNVVVILSTHIVDDVADLCPRMAVLAAGKVQLEGKPADLIASTRGKVWKKTIAPLNLEVYQSRYEIISTRLFAGQTIIHVLADQQPESFDPVEGGLEDVYFSTLSTLRRAA, encoded by the coding sequence ATGTTGGAAATCGCGAACCTGTCGCACACCTATGCCAATGGAACAGTGGCGCTGGACGACGTCAGCCTGTCCATTCCGCGCGGCATGTTCGGTCTGCTGGGACCCAATGGCGCGGGCAAGTCGACCCTGATGCGCACGGTCGCGACGCTTCAGACGCCGACGGCGGGAACGATCACCTTCGGCGACATCGACGTGCTCGCGGCTCCCGACCGGCTGCGCAAGACGCTTGGCTATTTGCCCCAGGACTTCGGCGTTTATCCGCGCGTGTCAGCCTATGCGATGCTTGACCAGATGGCGGTGCTGAAAGGCATCACCGCCAAGGGCGAGCGCAAGTCGGTCGTCGAGACGCTTCTCAACCAGACCAATCTCTGGTCGGTCCGCGACAAGGCGATTGCAGGCTTTTCGGGCGGCATGCGGCAGCGGTTCGGGATCGCACAGGCGCTGATCGGCAATCCCGAACTGATCATCGTCGATGAACCGACCGCCGGCCTCGACCCCGAAGAGCGCAATCGCTTCCTCAACCTGCTCGCCGCGATCGGCGACAATGTCGTCGTGATCCTGTCGACGCACATCGTCGACGACGTTGCCGACCTCTGTCCGCGTATGGCGGTCCTCGCTGCCGGCAAGGTGCAGTTGGAGGGCAAGCCCGCCGACCTCATCGCCTCGACCCGTGGAAAGGTGTGGAAGAAGACGATCGCGCCACTGAACCTGGAAGTGTACCAGTCGCGCTACGAGATCATCTCGACGCGGCTGTTCGCCGGACAGACCATCATCCACGTGCTGGCCGACCAGCAACCCGAAAGCTTCGACCCGGTCGAAGGCGGGCTGGAGGATGTCTACTTCTCGACCCTGTCGACCCTTCGCCGCGCGGCCTGA
- a CDS encoding ABC transporter permease/M1 family aminopeptidase has translation MRMLLGITRFELRYQLKNPVFWVAIAIFFLLGFGLTASENVSIGTPGAINENSPFAIATATALLSLFYLFIVTAFVANAIVRDDSSGFAPIVRATSVTKTQIVIGRFLGGLLVAWFGYLAVPAGMGIGSMMPWVDPETVGPQKLSYYAYNFAIFALPNVLLTSAILFALATVMRSMMASYIGAVVLVMGYLVTISVAGQNIEYRQTFARFEPLGNGALRETTRYWTQADLNSRLVDLSGLLLFNRLFAIGLGLVFLALTVWRFSMSERAPSKRRLRRLAKREARDVALAAVVPASGGDALVARSQRSSRWVQFRTRLAVEVRQVLTSPGLIVLGLFAIGNTAAGLWLGQSTYGTSEHPTLAATINTVRGGFSAVLLMIAVFYGGELVWRERDRKLNEIIDSTPVPSWVMTVPKIVAIFVVLLVVNLAAMVTGLTYQLIEGAPQLGIVQYFTWFIIPAAIDGLLIAVLAVVMQVLSPNKYVGWGIIFVWFVGSIFLSNMGYSNPLYTYAASPSVPLSDFVGAGSFWKGALTLKFYWMCFALILAVLAHLLWPRGTDLGLRVRAARAFRERSAVPLALAGTAAVAMAATGAYAYHNIKVLNRYETSDEIEAYTADLERKYLKYENLPRPVVTRAALNADLFPSERRLDVTGRYWLRNDTEKPIAELHIRRGDPDTQWLRLDLSGARVASNDERFGYRIYRFDQPLAPGATATLDFKSRIWHRGFRAGAPATDVIENGTFANNSQFAPIIGMSRQGLLTDRAKRRRQGLPAELRMAKLEDMSATSRNYIGVDWVQSDITLTTDADQTPIAPGRKVSDVTRGGRRTARFVSPAPILNFFSIQSAKYQTALGLQDGVELSVHYQRGHGWNVPKMLKAMGASLAYYRSNFGPYQFDYARIIEFPGYASFAQAFAGTMPYSESIGFNADTSDPEKIDFTSYVIAHEIAHQYWAHQVIGADMQGGTLTSETLAQYSALMVMKRLYGPEQIRRFLKYELDSYLSARKGEVVEELPLNRVENQGYVHYRKGSLAMYLLQERLGEASVNRALQRFVAAWRFKGAPYLRSTDLIAEFRKEAKSPADQALITDLFERITIYDMKVTDAATVREGAGWKTTITVAADKYYADGKGGERKAALSEPVEVGLFTARPGLGTFKAKDVILIRREPLRSGSQKLTLLSKVRPTFAGVDPYNFYVDKNSDDNVSAIGAN, from the coding sequence ATGCGCATGCTGCTGGGCATCACCCGCTTCGAGCTTCGCTACCAACTCAAGAACCCCGTCTTCTGGGTTGCGATCGCGATCTTTTTCCTTCTCGGCTTTGGACTGACCGCCAGCGAGAACGTCAGCATCGGCACGCCCGGTGCGATCAACGAGAATTCGCCGTTCGCGATCGCGACCGCGACCGCGCTGCTGTCGCTGTTTTATCTGTTCATCGTTACCGCCTTCGTCGCCAATGCCATCGTCCGCGACGACAGCAGCGGCTTTGCGCCGATCGTCCGCGCGACCTCCGTCACCAAGACGCAGATCGTCATTGGCCGATTCCTTGGCGGGTTGCTCGTGGCCTGGTTCGGCTACCTCGCCGTGCCGGCGGGAATGGGCATTGGGTCGATGATGCCGTGGGTCGATCCGGAAACGGTCGGTCCGCAGAAGCTGTCCTACTACGCCTATAATTTCGCGATCTTCGCGCTTCCCAACGTCCTGCTGACGAGCGCGATCCTGTTCGCGCTGGCGACCGTGATGCGGTCGATGATGGCGTCCTACATCGGCGCGGTCGTGCTGGTGATGGGATATCTGGTGACGATCTCGGTCGCCGGCCAGAATATCGAATATCGCCAGACGTTCGCGCGCTTCGAGCCGCTCGGCAACGGCGCGCTTCGTGAGACGACGCGCTATTGGACACAAGCCGATTTGAACTCGCGTCTGGTCGACCTGTCGGGCCTGCTACTGTTCAATCGGCTGTTCGCCATCGGGCTCGGCCTCGTCTTCCTTGCCCTGACGGTGTGGCGCTTCTCGATGAGCGAGCGCGCGCCCTCGAAGCGGCGCCTGCGGCGTCTGGCAAAGCGCGAGGCGCGCGACGTCGCCTTGGCCGCAGTTGTGCCCGCATCGGGCGGCGATGCGCTGGTCGCACGAAGCCAGCGTTCGTCGCGCTGGGTGCAGTTCCGGACCCGGCTGGCGGTCGAGGTCCGGCAGGTCCTGACCAGCCCCGGCCTTATCGTCCTTGGGCTGTTCGCGATCGGCAACACCGCTGCCGGGCTGTGGTTAGGTCAATCGACCTACGGCACCAGCGAGCATCCGACGCTGGCCGCCACGATCAACACCGTGCGCGGCGGCTTCTCGGCGGTGCTGCTGATGATCGCGGTTTTCTACGGCGGCGAACTCGTGTGGCGCGAACGCGATCGGAAGCTCAACGAGATCATCGATTCCACCCCGGTCCCGAGTTGGGTGATGACGGTCCCGAAGATCGTCGCGATCTTCGTCGTCCTGCTGGTCGTTAACCTCGCCGCGATGGTCACCGGCCTGACGTACCAATTGATCGAAGGCGCGCCGCAGCTTGGCATCGTCCAATATTTCACCTGGTTCATCATTCCGGCGGCGATCGACGGATTGCTGATCGCGGTGCTCGCGGTCGTGATGCAGGTGCTCAGCCCAAACAAATATGTCGGCTGGGGGATCATCTTCGTCTGGTTCGTCGGATCGATCTTCCTGTCGAACATGGGCTATTCGAATCCGCTCTACACCTACGCGGCAAGCCCGTCGGTGCCGCTGAGCGACTTCGTCGGTGCGGGCAGCTTCTGGAAGGGCGCGCTGACGCTCAAGTTCTACTGGATGTGCTTCGCGCTGATCCTGGCGGTGCTCGCTCACTTGTTGTGGCCGCGGGGGACGGACCTTGGGCTTCGCGTCCGCGCCGCGCGCGCGTTTCGCGAACGGTCGGCAGTGCCGCTGGCACTGGCCGGGACCGCCGCCGTGGCGATGGCTGCGACGGGGGCTTACGCCTACCACAATATCAAGGTGCTTAACCGCTACGAGACTAGCGACGAGATCGAAGCCTATACGGCAGACTTGGAGCGCAAGTATCTGAAGTATGAGAATTTGCCGAGGCCGGTGGTCACGCGCGCAGCGCTGAACGCCGACCTGTTTCCGAGCGAACGCAGGCTGGATGTCACGGGCCGCTACTGGCTTCGCAACGATACCGAAAAGCCGATTGCAGAACTTCACATCCGCCGCGGCGATCCGGACACCCAGTGGCTTCGTCTCGACCTGTCGGGTGCCCGGGTGGCGAGCAACGACGAGCGCTTCGGGTATCGCATCTATCGCTTCGACCAGCCGTTGGCGCCGGGCGCGACCGCGACGCTCGATTTCAAGTCGCGCATTTGGCATCGCGGCTTCCGCGCGGGTGCGCCCGCGACCGACGTCATCGAGAATGGGACCTTCGCGAACAACAGCCAGTTCGCGCCGATCATCGGCATGAGCCGACAGGGCCTGCTGACCGATCGCGCCAAGCGCCGTCGTCAGGGACTTCCCGCCGAGCTCCGCATGGCGAAACTGGAGGACATGTCCGCCACCAGCCGCAACTATATCGGCGTCGACTGGGTCCAATCGGACATCACGCTGACCACCGATGCCGACCAGACCCCGATCGCACCGGGCAGGAAGGTGTCGGACGTCACTCGTGGCGGACGCCGCACGGCGCGCTTCGTCAGCCCGGCGCCGATCCTCAACTTCTTCTCGATCCAGTCAGCCAAGTACCAGACGGCGCTCGGCTTGCAGGACGGGGTCGAACTATCGGTCCACTATCAGCGCGGCCACGGCTGGAACGTGCCCAAGATGCTGAAAGCGATGGGCGCGTCGCTGGCCTACTACCGGAGCAATTTCGGACCCTACCAATTCGATTATGCCCGCATCATCGAATTCCCCGGCTACGCCAGCTTCGCGCAAGCCTTTGCGGGTACCATGCCATATTCGGAAAGCATCGGTTTCAACGCCGACACCAGCGATCCGGAGAAGATCGACTTCACGTCTTATGTGATCGCGCATGAGATCGCGCACCAATATTGGGCGCACCAGGTCATCGGCGCGGACATGCAGGGCGGCACGCTAACCAGCGAGACGCTCGCGCAATATTCGGCGCTGATGGTGATGAAGCGGCTTTATGGCCCCGAACAGATCCGGCGCTTCCTGAAGTATGAGCTCGATTCCTACCTCAGTGCCCGCAAGGGCGAGGTGGTCGAGGAACTGCCGCTCAACCGCGTGGAGAATCAGGGCTACGTCCACTACCGCAAGGGCTCGCTCGCGATGTATCTGCTGCAGGAGCGGCTGGGAGAAGCGTCGGTCAATCGCGCGCTCCAGCGCTTCGTCGCGGCGTGGCGCTTCAAGGGCGCGCCTTACCTTCGGTCGACCGACCTGATCGCCGAGTTTCGCAAGGAAGCGAAGTCGCCGGCTGACCAGGCGCTGATCACCGATCTGTTCGAACGGATCACCATCTACGACATGAAGGTGACCGACGCGGCCACCGTTCGCGAAGGGGCGGGGTGGAAGACCACCATCACCGTCGCGGCCGACAAATATTATGCCGACGGTAAGGGCGGCGAGCGAAAGGCGGCGCTGTCCGAACCCGTCGAGGTTGGCCTGTTTACCGCGCGTCCGGGCCTCGGCACCTTCAAGGCCAAGGACGTGATCCTGATCCGCCGCGAGCCGCTTCGCAGCGGAAGCCAAAAGCTGACCTTGTTGTCGAAGGTTCGACCAACCTTCGCGGGCGTGGATCCGTATAATTTTTACGTCGACAAGAACAGCGACGACAACGTTTCCGCGATCGGGGCGAACTAG